Genomic DNA from Salinibacterium sp. NK8237:
ACACTTGATCCACGACGACCACTTCACGACCGCTAAAGATGGCGAGTTCGACGTTCTCGTTCACCGCGCGGGCCAGCGAGGTGAGCACGGGACGCATGCCAGCGACGAGCTGCAGGTGGCTGTTCATCCCGAATTTTAATACTCCCGGGCCGAGTGAGTACCCGCCGGCGGGAGAGGTACGAATGACGAAGCACTCGCGTTCGAGTTCTTGAATGATGCGATGCACGCTGGAGCGGGGCAGCCCGCTGCGCTGCGAGAGATCGGTGAGAGACAGCTGTCCGCGGCCCTCGGCGACGATATTCAGAAGTGTGGTGGCCCGCCCAAAAATAGACATCAGCCGACCGGCCAGCTTCGGGTGACAACGAGGGAATCGACCGCCCAGTGGCTTTCGTGGCGAGAAAATGCCATTTCGTACTCTCCCATCGTCGTCAAGAGCGGGGCGGGCGTGAATTCCCACCGCGTGTATAGCGCTGTTGCTGAGTATCCCAGTACAACCTTGGTAACGCGAACGTTGGTGATGATGTGGCGGTGGCTGTTGGGCTTTCCCCAGAGCTCGGAGTACAGCTCCGTCAATTGTTCCGAGCCAGCCACGGTGCGCTGAGGAAAACTGACGGTGGCATTCTGAAAGAACTTCAGAGCGGCGGGAATATCTTTGGCGTCAGCAATGGCGCCGTACTTATAGAGCAATTCTTCGGCTGCTGAACGGATGTCGTCACTCATGCGAGCTCTCATAGCCACGAAGCAGTGCCCGTCCGTAGTCGTTGCCATTGGGAGTGCGAACAATGGTGTGGATGTGGAACGGCGCCGGTTCTGAATTCTTCAGGAAGACTCCGCAGTGGTGGTCGAGTTCGAAAATCACCACAGGGCTCTGTACTCGGATGTAGAAAACGTCGTCGGGCCCGGTGCCACCGATCCAAGAGATCCAGGTGTCGTCGAAGTGGCTTTCGATCTCCTGCTGGCGGGCACGTGCCGGCCCTTCTGGCAGGTAGTCGACGAATTCGTGAACGAGGGCGCGAAGGGATTCACGCGCTGCTGAGTCAAGTTCGGTGACCCGCAGGCCTTCATAGGGGATGACCCGATTGTCCTGAAACGCTCCAGCCAAATGGCGTTCGTCGCCCGGATGGATGCGCCCGGCTGGCATCGCGGGGTCGACCATTTCTTCGAACAGCACCGCAGTGTCTCGCTGCTGCGGCGTGAGCGCTGCCATAAGCGCGCGGGCGCGGCTGACGCGAGGCATGAGAGCTGGGTCATCGGTGACTTCGAGTTTGTCGGGCTCAGCGCCAAAGAAGATGGGGGAGATGACGAGTTGATTGTTGACGATCGCGCAGTTGAGTGCGAGGTGGTGTCCAAAGATTTGCCACCCCCACGGTTCCGTGAGCGATGGCGTTCCGTAGATGGCCATGTTGTAGCTGAACTCGTTCATGATTCCGTCCAACCCGGTGAGTTTCCCGAGATAGCCGTTGATGTTCATGAGTTTTTTCGCGAGGGCTGCTCCGCGGGCACTGAGCGTTGCGTCGAGCAGCCCGAGGAGTGCTTCGCGTGCGCGTGGCTCAAGGAATTCTAGACGAAGGCCGGTGTCATGCTGCATGAACTCAGGGTTGGCCCACGACTGCCACTCGACGGCATCCACCGAGTACTGCAGGGTTTCTCGCTCTAAGGGTGTGAGTGTCGCGAGGGCGGCCACGGCGGCGTTCATCATGGCTTCGGCCGGGGCGCCGTTGGGTTCAAGGGGATAGAGGTCGGGGATGATTGTCCCGTCGGAGGTGACTCCCACGAACTCGTTGAGGTATAGCGGCTCCCAGCCGCGAATCAGACCGCCAGTGAAAGCATCACGCTTCGCGGCTTCCCGGTAGGAGTAGGCATCGAGCCCTTTGAGACCAGCGATACGTTCATCGTTGGACGGGTACAGGTATCGCCGGAAACCAGCGTCTTCGCTCATCACGTCGTTATTGAAACACACCGCGCCCGGGCTGATATAGGAGGTGTCCCGTGAAATGAGACACGCAGTTGACCGGTGAGCGTGGGGAGTTCAGGATCAATGCCAGCAGAGCTGCTGTGGGTTGGCTCTGCATCAATTGCAGAGGATGACACCGCATGAGGCTTATCGGAGCGAGACTCTCCCCAGGCAGCGACACATTTGTTGCAGCGTTGACCACAAAGGATGGTGTGGAGTCTGCACGAATCCTCACGAGCCTTGAGACTTTCTGGGGTTCGCCTGCGGCGGCACTTGCCAGTTACTCGTCCGAAGGCGGAACGGTTGTTCCTCTTGATCAGCTGCAGGTTGTTCCCCCGGTCTTGCCGGGAGCTCGAGTGCTCTGCATCGGCCTGAACTATCTCGATCACGTGCTTGAGGGCAGTTA
This window encodes:
- a CDS encoding nuclear transport factor 2 family protein — encoded protein: MSDDIRSAAEELLYKYGAIADAKDIPAALKFFQNATVSFPQRTVAGSEQLTELYSELWGKPNSHRHIITNVRVTKVVLGYSATALYTRWEFTPAPLLTTMGEYEMAFSRHESHWAVDSLVVTRSWPVG
- a CDS encoding DUF3500 domain-containing protein, whose translation is MSEDAGFRRYLYPSNDERIAGLKGLDAYSYREAAKRDAFTGGLIRGWEPLYLNEFVGVTSDGTIIPDLYPLEPNGAPAEAMMNAAVAALATLTPLERETLQYSVDAVEWQSWANPEFMQHDTGLRLEFLEPRAREALLGLLDATLSARGAALAKKLMNINGYLGKLTGLDGIMNEFSYNMAIYGTPSLTEPWGWQIFGHHLALNCAIVNNQLVISPIFFGAEPDKLEVTDDPALMPRVSRARALMAALTPQQRDTAVLFEEMVDPAMPAGRIHPGDERHLAGAFQDNRVIPYEGLRVTELDSAARESLRALVHEFVDYLPEGPARARQQEIESHFDDTWISWIGGTGPDDVFYIRVQSPVVIFELDHHCGVFLKNSEPAPFHIHTIVRTPNGNDYGRALLRGYESSHE